The Prevotella melaninogenica ATCC 25845 genome includes a window with the following:
- the folB gene encoding dihydroneopterin aldolase — protein sequence MKLMTSYILLQGLHFHACIGVGEQERVVGNEYVLDLRLGYPFVTAMKSDDVADTLNYAEVFNVIREVMKQPVRLLESVAGSIVEALFAVFPMISSIDLKLVKLNPPMGADSDGAGVELHLINDKTEV from the coding sequence ATGAAATTAATGACAAGTTATATACTTCTGCAAGGTCTTCACTTCCATGCTTGTATCGGAGTAGGGGAGCAGGAGCGTGTGGTCGGTAATGAGTACGTTCTCGACCTACGGTTAGGTTATCCGTTTGTAACGGCAATGAAGAGCGATGATGTTGCTGACACACTGAACTATGCAGAAGTGTTTAACGTCATAAGAGAAGTCATGAAACAACCCGTTCGCCTGTTAGAATCCGTCGCTGGATCCATTGTCGAGGCATTGTTTGCGGTTTTCCCAATGATAAGTAGTATCGACTTAAAACTCGTGAAACTTAATCCTCCAATGGGTGCTGACAGTGATGGGGCAGG